A single genomic interval of Catenulispora sp. GP43 harbors:
- a CDS encoding LacI family DNA-binding transcriptional regulator produces the protein MKQDDVSGRPSTSERTTVRAIAAETGLSIATVSRVINAQGQVSEDTRRRVQEAIEDLGGRAPAPRPRLPKTELPVLVRCPYKLSDYFGALVTAVAEALVAAGRQVLLDVGDSRVDVPVVRALSTSRTTSGAILILPPEPAEDLRFLQARRYPLVVVDPRTPVPRGVVSIASAHTAGARAVTGHLLDLGHRRIGVISGFEDWLSGSDRIAGHLAALSEAGLLGDPDLLRHGEPAIHTGLRAGGELLDLPDRPTAIACFNDKVAVGVYQAAAARSLTVPTDLSVTGFDDSEIGRATAPMLTTVRQSLDEMGRIAVTMLVRLMERQALDALHLELATELIVRGSTGPVPVSAAG, from the coding sequence GTGAAACAAGATGATGTTTCGGGACGGCCCTCGACGAGCGAACGGACCACCGTGCGCGCGATCGCCGCCGAGACCGGTCTGTCGATCGCGACCGTGTCCCGCGTCATCAACGCCCAGGGCCAGGTCTCCGAGGACACGCGCCGCCGCGTGCAGGAGGCGATCGAGGACCTGGGCGGCCGGGCGCCGGCGCCCCGCCCCCGGCTGCCCAAGACCGAACTGCCGGTTCTGGTGCGCTGCCCGTACAAGCTCAGCGACTATTTCGGCGCCCTGGTGACGGCCGTCGCCGAGGCCCTGGTCGCCGCCGGCCGCCAGGTCCTGCTCGACGTCGGCGATTCCCGAGTGGACGTCCCGGTTGTCCGCGCCCTGTCCACCTCCCGCACGACCTCCGGCGCGATCCTGATCCTGCCGCCGGAGCCCGCCGAGGATCTGCGCTTCCTCCAGGCACGCCGCTACCCCCTGGTCGTCGTGGACCCCCGCACCCCCGTCCCGCGCGGCGTGGTCTCGATCGCCTCGGCCCACACCGCGGGAGCCAGAGCCGTCACCGGCCACCTGCTGGACCTCGGCCACCGCCGCATCGGCGTGATCTCCGGCTTCGAGGACTGGCTCTCCGGCTCCGACCGCATCGCCGGCCACCTGGCGGCCCTGTCCGAAGCGGGCCTGCTCGGCGACCCCGACCTGCTGCGCCACGGCGAACCCGCGATCCACACCGGCCTGCGCGCCGGCGGCGAACTCCTGGACCTCCCGGACCGCCCCACCGCGATCGCCTGCTTCAACGACAAAGTCGCCGTCGGCGTCTACCAGGCCGCGGCCGCCCGGAGCCTGACAGTGCCGACGGACCTGTCGGTGACAGGGTTCGACGACAGCGAGATCGGCCGCGCCACCGCCCCGATGCTGACCACCGTCCGCCAGTCCCTGGACGAGATGGGGCGCATCGCGGTGACGATGCTGGTGCGGCTGATGGAGCGGCAGGCGCTGGACGCGCTACATCTGGAGTTGGCGACGGAGCTGATCGTGCGGGGGAGTACGGGGCCGGTT
- a CDS encoding ricin-type beta-trefoil lectin domain protein: MAMATTTAPKATAADPVGPITGYQGLCLDDRSASSANFNPIQVYTCNGSNAQSWTVDSATNTLQVLGKCLDVNAAGTANGTTVDLYDCNGTSAQVWVPQSNGELLNPNSGKCLDDTGFGGSGTQAQIWSCADSSNQQWALPTGGGGGGGGIPHPDFGPNVTIFDPSMPSSTIQADINNVYNAQVNNEFGTQRNALLFAPGSYNVDVPVGYNTEVAGLGLSPDQVNITGGTVHVFGHTADGNATQNFWRDAENMEVSPPSGSTMWAVSQADPFRRMDVNGGMLLYDNVHGSGGNWSSGGYVGDSRISGQINSGTQQQFLTQDTAMNGGWTGSNWNMVFVGDTNAPSTSFPNPPYTTVAQSPTNREKPFIYVDSSGTWQVFVPALRTNAQGPDWTSGTPAGTSIPVSQFYIVKPGDTSATINAALSAGKSLIVTPGVYHLASALNITAPNTVVLGLGMATLVPDNGNAAITTADVDGIDIAGLLISANSTNSAVLMQIGPSGSSASHAADPTELQDVFFRIGGDQAAQASQALVVNSNNVIGDDLWIWRADHTNGVGWNVNPANNGLVVYGNNVTMYGLAVEHFEQYQTEWFGNGGRTYFYQSECPYDVPDQGSWVPPNGDTGYASYLVGPSVTSHQAWGLGIYAYFRDNPSVVLDHAIETPNTSGVAFHDMVTTVLGGDGTINHQVNETGGQVTPSHNVSYLTNYP, translated from the coding sequence ATGGCAATGGCGACGACGACGGCGCCCAAGGCGACCGCCGCGGACCCGGTCGGCCCGATCACCGGTTATCAGGGCCTGTGTCTGGACGACCGCTCGGCCTCGTCGGCGAACTTCAACCCGATCCAGGTCTACACCTGCAACGGCAGCAACGCGCAGAGCTGGACCGTGGACAGCGCCACGAACACGCTCCAGGTCCTCGGCAAGTGCCTCGACGTGAACGCGGCGGGCACGGCCAACGGCACGACCGTCGACCTCTACGACTGTAACGGGACCAGCGCTCAGGTCTGGGTCCCGCAGTCCAACGGCGAACTCCTGAACCCGAACTCCGGCAAGTGCCTGGACGACACCGGCTTCGGCGGCTCCGGCACCCAGGCGCAGATCTGGAGCTGCGCCGACTCGTCGAACCAGCAGTGGGCACTCCCGACCGGCGGAGGTGGAGGCGGAGGCGGCATCCCGCACCCGGACTTCGGGCCGAACGTCACCATCTTCGACCCGTCGATGCCGTCCTCGACCATCCAGGCCGACATCAACAACGTCTACAACGCTCAGGTCAACAACGAGTTCGGCACGCAGCGCAACGCTTTGCTGTTCGCGCCGGGTTCGTACAACGTCGATGTCCCGGTCGGCTACAACACCGAGGTCGCCGGGCTCGGACTGTCCCCGGACCAGGTGAACATCACCGGCGGCACGGTGCACGTGTTCGGCCACACCGCCGACGGCAACGCCACCCAGAACTTCTGGCGCGACGCCGAGAACATGGAAGTCAGTCCGCCGTCCGGCAGCACGATGTGGGCGGTCTCCCAGGCCGACCCGTTCCGCCGCATGGACGTCAACGGCGGCATGCTGCTGTACGACAACGTCCACGGCAGCGGCGGCAACTGGTCCAGCGGCGGCTACGTCGGCGACTCGCGGATCAGCGGGCAGATCAACTCCGGCACCCAGCAGCAGTTCCTGACCCAGGACACCGCGATGAACGGCGGCTGGACGGGCTCGAACTGGAACATGGTCTTCGTCGGCGACACCAACGCCCCGTCGACCTCGTTCCCGAACCCGCCGTACACCACGGTCGCGCAGTCGCCGACGAACCGCGAGAAGCCGTTCATCTACGTCGACTCCAGCGGCACCTGGCAGGTGTTCGTCCCCGCGCTCCGGACGAACGCCCAGGGCCCGGACTGGACCTCCGGCACGCCGGCCGGCACCTCCATCCCGGTCAGCCAGTTCTACATCGTCAAGCCGGGCGACACCTCCGCCACCATCAATGCCGCGCTGTCGGCGGGCAAGAGCCTGATCGTGACGCCGGGCGTCTACCACCTGGCCTCGGCGCTGAACATCACGGCGCCGAACACGGTGGTACTGGGCCTGGGCATGGCGACGCTGGTCCCGGACAACGGGAACGCCGCGATCACCACCGCCGACGTGGACGGCATCGACATCGCCGGCCTGCTGATCAGCGCCAACTCCACCAACTCCGCGGTCCTGATGCAGATCGGCCCCAGCGGTTCGTCGGCGAGCCACGCGGCCGATCCGACCGAGCTGCAGGACGTCTTCTTCCGCATCGGCGGCGACCAGGCCGCACAGGCCTCGCAGGCGTTGGTGGTGAACAGCAACAACGTGATCGGCGACGACCTGTGGATCTGGCGCGCCGACCACACCAACGGCGTCGGGTGGAACGTCAATCCGGCGAACAACGGGCTCGTGGTCTACGGGAACAACGTGACCATGTACGGGCTCGCGGTCGAGCACTTCGAGCAGTATCAGACCGAGTGGTTCGGCAACGGCGGGCGGACGTACTTCTACCAGAGCGAATGTCCGTATGACGTGCCCGACCAGGGCAGTTGGGTGCCGCCGAACGGGGACACGGGGTACGCCTCGTACCTGGTCGGACCTTCGGTCACCTCGCATCAGGCGTGGGGGCTGGGGATCTACGCGTACTTCCGCGACAACCCCTCGGTGGTGCTCGACCACGCGATCGAGACGCCGAACACCTCCGGCGTCGCGTTCCACGACATGGTCACCACCGTGCTCGGCGGCGACGGGACGATCAACCACCAGGTCAACGA
- a CDS encoding ricin-type beta-trefoil lectin domain protein encodes MIPPLNRLRPLRTSLAGACVLGFVATAAISTTAHAATVRPAAIPAHYAAPYLELSDGSAGDMAADMSASGDARYTLAFLIPQSGCTPMWEAGNYSVGSFTSQINALKAAGGDVIISFGGAQGGELAQTCTNVSSLTAAYKNIVDTYGVTRLDFDIEGGVLSDTGATTRRDQALAALQQEEPGVQIDFTLAVDPTGLPGDQINLLQDAKNQGVNVNVVNLMTMDYYDGQPVINDALSSAQAAAGQIASLYGISTSAAYGKEGLTPIAGKNDDGAMFSQSDAQTLETFAANNGVAELSFWEVDSYDKATGYAYSRIFNAITGNSGGNPPPPTGTGQITGYQGLCLDDRSASTANFNPIQVYTCNGTTAQQWTVTSGNTLQVLGKCLDVNAAGTANGTTVDLYDCNGTAAQVWVPQSNGELLNPNSGKCLDDTGFGGSGTQVQIWSCAASSNQKWNLP; translated from the coding sequence GTGATCCCACCTCTCAACCGGCTCAGACCCCTTCGCACCTCCCTGGCAGGGGCCTGCGTCCTGGGCTTCGTGGCCACCGCCGCGATCAGCACCACCGCGCACGCCGCGACGGTCCGCCCCGCCGCCATCCCCGCTCACTACGCCGCTCCCTACCTGGAGCTCAGCGACGGTTCGGCAGGCGACATGGCCGCCGACATGAGCGCCTCGGGCGACGCCCGCTACACGCTGGCGTTCCTGATCCCGCAGTCCGGCTGCACGCCGATGTGGGAGGCCGGCAACTACTCCGTCGGCTCGTTCACCTCGCAGATCAACGCGCTGAAGGCGGCCGGCGGCGACGTCATCATCTCCTTCGGCGGCGCGCAGGGCGGCGAGTTGGCACAGACCTGCACCAACGTGTCGTCGCTGACCGCGGCGTACAAGAACATCGTCGACACCTACGGCGTCACCCGGCTCGACTTCGACATCGAGGGCGGGGTCCTGAGCGACACCGGCGCGACGACCCGCCGGGACCAGGCGCTGGCCGCGCTCCAGCAGGAGGAGCCCGGAGTCCAGATCGACTTCACCCTGGCCGTGGACCCCACCGGCCTGCCGGGCGACCAGATCAACCTGCTGCAGGATGCCAAGAACCAGGGCGTGAACGTCAACGTCGTCAACCTGATGACCATGGACTACTACGACGGCCAGCCGGTCATCAACGACGCCCTGTCCTCCGCGCAGGCCGCCGCCGGCCAGATCGCGAGCCTGTACGGCATCTCGACGTCCGCGGCCTACGGCAAGGAGGGCCTGACCCCGATCGCCGGCAAGAACGACGACGGCGCGATGTTCTCCCAGTCCGACGCGCAGACCCTGGAGACCTTCGCGGCGAACAACGGCGTCGCAGAGCTCTCCTTCTGGGAGGTCGACAGCTACGACAAGGCGACCGGCTACGCGTACTCCCGGATCTTCAACGCCATCACCGGGAACAGCGGCGGCAATCCCCCACCGCCCACCGGGACCGGCCAGATCACCGGCTACCAGGGCCTGTGCCTGGACGACCGCTCGGCCTCGACGGCCAACTTCAACCCGATCCAGGTCTACACCTGCAACGGCACCACCGCGCAGCAGTGGACGGTGACCTCGGGCAACACCCTCCAGGTCCTCGGCAAGTGCCTCGACGTGAACGCCGCGGGCACCGCCAACGGCACCACGGTCGACCTCTACGACTGCAACGGCACCGCCGCTCAGGTCTGGGTCCCGCAGTCCAACGGCGAACTGCTGAACCCGAACTCCGGCAAGTGCCTGGACGACACCGGCTTCGGCGGCTCCGGCACGCAGGTGCAGATCTGGAGCTGCGCCGCCTCGTCGAACCAGAAGTGGAACCTGCCTTGA